The Aureispira anguillae genome contains a region encoding:
- a CDS encoding DegT/DnrJ/EryC1/StrS family aminotransferase has product MIPFVDLKAQYNSIKEEIDEAIQNVISQTAFIGGSYAAKFEKEFADFLGVNHCIACANGTDSLEILLQAMGVGQGDEVLVPAISWISTSEAVSSLGAKPVFVDVDPNFYTIDLDLIEAKITAKTKAIIPVHLYGQPVDMVRLMEIARQHGLKVLEDCAQAHAAEFNGQKIGTFGDCASFSFYPGKNLGAYGDSGGMVTNDPEIARVARMIANHGQEGKHNHLMEGRNSRMDGMQAAILSVKLKYLSEWTAARIANAKNYTALLKDSGLDLPAVIENGKHVFHLYVIRTKDRTALMEKLKAEGIGVAIHYPTALPFLKCYEAMNHQIEEFPVAHQLTQEIVSLPMFAELKRSEIELVCQQIKQN; this is encoded by the coding sequence ATGATTCCATTTGTAGATTTAAAAGCTCAATACAATAGTATAAAAGAAGAGATAGATGAAGCTATCCAAAATGTGATTAGTCAAACTGCCTTTATTGGAGGAAGTTATGCTGCTAAATTTGAAAAAGAATTTGCTGATTTTTTAGGTGTCAACCACTGTATTGCTTGTGCCAATGGAACCGATTCTTTAGAAATTTTGCTTCAGGCTATGGGTGTCGGACAGGGGGATGAAGTGTTGGTGCCTGCCATTTCTTGGATTTCTACCTCTGAGGCGGTTTCTTCATTAGGGGCAAAACCTGTATTTGTAGATGTTGATCCCAATTTTTATACCATTGATCTGGATTTGATTGAGGCTAAAATTACCGCAAAAACTAAGGCGATTATCCCTGTTCATTTATATGGGCAGCCTGTTGATATGGTGCGCTTAATGGAAATTGCTCGCCAACATGGTCTAAAGGTCTTGGAAGATTGCGCTCAAGCACATGCGGCTGAATTTAATGGACAAAAAATAGGAACTTTTGGGGATTGTGCTTCTTTTAGTTTTTATCCAGGAAAAAACTTGGGGGCTTATGGAGATTCTGGAGGTATGGTTACCAATGACCCAGAAATTGCACGAGTAGCTCGAATGATTGCCAATCATGGACAGGAAGGAAAACACAATCATTTGATGGAAGGACGAAACAGTAGAATGGATGGGATGCAGGCGGCTATTTTATCCGTAAAATTGAAGTATTTATCAGAATGGACTGCTGCTAGAATTGCCAATGCTAAAAACTATACAGCACTTTTGAAGGATAGTGGTCTTGATTTACCTGCTGTTATTGAAAATGGAAAGCATGTTTTTCACCTATATGTAATTCGAACAAAGGATAGAACTGCATTAATGGAAAAGCTTAAAGCAGAGGGGATTGGCGTTGCTATTCATTATCCTACGGCATTGCCATTTCTAAAATGTTATGAAGCGATGAATCATCAAATTGAAGAGTTCCCCGTGGCACATCAACTCACTCAAGAAATTGTTTCTTTGCCTATGTTTGCAGAGTTAAAGCGTAGTGAAATTGAATTGGTTTGCCAACAAATTAAACAGAACTAG
- a CDS encoding DegT/DnrJ/EryC1/StrS family aminotransferase, whose translation MVKFLDLQKINAQYQDELKAVTAQIIDSGWYILGNSVAQFEADFAAYCKVKHCIGVANGLDALILVLRAYKMLGKLQDGDEVIVPANTFIATVLAISENGLVPVFVEPQEATFNINVAKIEAAISPKTKVIMPVHLYGQAVDMATVMSIAQKHNLLVLEDAAQAHGAYWGAKKTGNWGHAAGFSFYPGKNLGALGDGGAVTTNDDELAKMVRILRNYGSEKKYHNQVVGMNSRLDELQAGILSVKLAYLDQETKVRRAIAKRYNDEIKNPLITLPEWNQEEWGHVFHLYVIRCQHRTALQEYLSENEIQTVIHYPIPPHKQAAYQAWNEDSYPLTETIHEEVLSIPISPVLTEEEVTEVIQKINNFTI comes from the coding sequence ATGGTCAAATTCCTCGATTTACAAAAAATAAATGCTCAATACCAAGACGAACTAAAAGCTGTTACTGCTCAAATTATTGATTCTGGTTGGTATATTTTGGGAAATTCAGTTGCTCAATTTGAAGCTGATTTTGCAGCCTACTGCAAGGTAAAGCATTGCATAGGAGTAGCAAATGGTTTAGATGCTTTGATTCTTGTTTTACGAGCTTATAAAATGCTGGGAAAACTACAGGATGGAGATGAAGTAATTGTGCCTGCCAATACCTTTATTGCTACCGTACTAGCAATTAGTGAAAATGGTTTGGTTCCTGTATTTGTTGAACCACAGGAAGCTACTTTTAACATCAATGTTGCTAAGATAGAAGCGGCAATTAGCCCCAAAACAAAAGTAATCATGCCCGTTCATTTGTATGGGCAGGCCGTGGATATGGCTACGGTTATGTCTATAGCCCAAAAGCATAATTTATTGGTATTGGAAGATGCTGCTCAGGCTCATGGTGCGTATTGGGGAGCTAAAAAGACAGGAAATTGGGGGCATGCAGCTGGATTTTCTTTCTATCCTGGCAAAAATCTTGGTGCTTTAGGAGACGGAGGAGCGGTGACAACCAATGATGATGAGTTGGCAAAAATGGTTAGAATCTTACGCAATTATGGCTCTGAAAAAAAATACCACAATCAGGTAGTTGGAATGAACAGCCGATTGGACGAGTTGCAGGCGGGAATATTATCGGTTAAGTTGGCTTATTTGGATCAAGAAACGAAGGTGAGAAGGGCAATTGCTAAACGATACAATGATGAAATAAAGAACCCTTTAATTACATTGCCAGAATGGAATCAAGAAGAATGGGGGCATGTATTCCATCTTTATGTGATTCGTTGCCAACATCGAACAGCATTGCAAGAATACCTTAGTGAAAACGAGATTCAAACGGTTATTCATTACCCCATTCCTCCGCACAAGCAAGCAGCATATCAAGCATGGAACGAGGACTCTTATCCTTTAACGGAAACCATCCACGAAGAAGTATTGAGTATTCCAATTAGCCCAGTGTTGACAGAGGAAGAAGTGACCGAAGTAATCCAAAAGATCAACAACTTTACGATTTAA
- a CDS encoding acyltransferase gives MIHETALVQSKQIGKGTNIWQFVVVLPKASIGENVNICSHCFIENDVTIGDNVTIKCGVQVWDGITIQDNVFIGPNVTFTNDLYPRSKQYAAEWTKTKIELGASIGANATIMAGITVGSFAMVGAGSVVTKDLPPYTLWYGNPAVHKGYVTETGEILDLQLFSKQKQAQYIMVNGKPVLQD, from the coding sequence ATGATACATGAAACGGCTTTAGTTCAATCCAAACAGATCGGAAAGGGCACGAATATTTGGCAATTTGTTGTTGTGCTTCCCAAGGCAAGCATAGGCGAAAACGTCAATATTTGTAGCCATTGTTTTATTGAAAATGATGTTACGATTGGAGATAATGTCACCATTAAATGCGGGGTGCAAGTTTGGGATGGTATTACCATTCAAGACAATGTTTTTATAGGCCCTAATGTTACCTTTACAAATGATTTGTATCCTAGATCTAAACAGTATGCGGCTGAGTGGACCAAAACAAAGATTGAGTTGGGGGCTTCAATAGGTGCAAATGCTACGATCATGGCTGGAATAACTGTTGGATCTTTTGCCATGGTTGGTGCAGGAAGTGTTGTTACCAAGGATCTTCCTCCTTATACATTGTGGTATGGGAATCCTGCTGTTCACAAAGGCTATGTGACAGAAACAGGCGAAATTTTAGATTTACAGCTATTTTCAAAACAAAAACAGGCGCAATATATTATGGTGAATGGAAAACCTGTATTACAAGATTAA
- a CDS encoding Gfo/Idh/MocA family protein, with product MDNLKFAIVGCGRIAQRHAKHIKNTMGSTLVAVCDIVEEKANQLGEEYAAKAYYTIEEMLKDEQIDIVSICSPNGWHAQHSILSLKAGKHVLCEKPMAISVYDCGEMIKTAEKANKRLFVIKQNRYNPPVHAVKQLIEEGKMGKINSVQLSCFWNRNDAYYANSWKGTKDLDGGTLYTQFSHFVDLLYYLVGDVKEVKAFGANYCHQGVIEFEDTGVVILRFHNNAIGTINYTVNSYGGNMEGSLTIFGDKGTVKIGGQYLNELEYQKIENYTISDLPEGNTANNYGQYQGSMSNHDMVYKNVVDVLLNSGQITTNMFEGLKTVEIVDRIYNEIEKNG from the coding sequence ATGGATAATCTAAAGTTTGCTATCGTTGGTTGTGGACGAATTGCTCAACGCCATGCTAAGCACATAAAGAATACAATGGGTTCTACCTTAGTAGCTGTTTGTGACATTGTAGAAGAAAAAGCAAATCAGTTAGGGGAAGAATATGCTGCTAAAGCGTATTATACAATAGAAGAAATGCTCAAAGATGAGCAGATTGATATTGTTTCTATTTGTAGCCCAAACGGTTGGCATGCCCAACATTCTATCTTGTCATTAAAGGCAGGAAAGCACGTGCTCTGCGAAAAACCAATGGCTATTTCTGTTTATGATTGTGGTGAAATGATTAAAACAGCAGAAAAAGCCAATAAACGTTTGTTTGTCATCAAACAGAATCGTTACAACCCACCAGTTCATGCTGTTAAACAACTGATAGAAGAGGGCAAGATGGGGAAAATTAACAGCGTACAACTTTCTTGCTTTTGGAATCGAAACGATGCTTATTATGCCAATAGTTGGAAGGGGACTAAGGATCTAGACGGTGGAACTTTATATACTCAGTTTAGTCATTTTGTCGATTTGCTGTACTACTTGGTTGGGGATGTAAAAGAGGTAAAGGCTTTTGGTGCTAATTACTGCCATCAGGGAGTCATCGAATTTGAGGATACTGGTGTAGTGATTCTTAGATTTCACAATAATGCCATTGGCACCATCAATTATACGGTTAATAGTTATGGTGGTAATATGGAAGGATCATTGACGATTTTTGGAGATAAAGGAACCGTTAAGATTGGAGGACAATACTTAAATGAACTGGAGTACCAGAAAATTGAAAATTACACCATCTCTGATTTGCCAGAAGGAAACACGGCGAATAATTATGGGCAGTATCAGGGCTCTATGTCTAATCATGACATGGTTTACAAAAATGTCGTAGATGTTTTATTGAATAGTGGTCAGATTACAACCAATATGTTTGAAGGGCTAAAAACGGTAGAAATTGTAGATCGTATTTATAATGAAATAGAAAAAAATGGCTAA
- a CDS encoding sulfotransferase, producing MVELTSYFPDFIIVGAAKSGTSSLHRYLSTHPDIYMPKLKELNFMHTYGQGPLPILERFPEMPTNEMAYAGHFYEAKDHQQKGEASPSYLIYYERTIATIKKFYKGKKEPKIIIILREPIDKIWSHFRFNRMHKLDPDCLSLEEALEVESKRLKDPSYLPDVHYIHNTKYLEQVKAYLDNFEEVKVVLFDDLNEHPVKLMTEIHAFLGVKDLIPEDLGKKYNKSNTKAVPTNKMIAWAMEAGLTRVPFPFKEQLKNKLLKKETMDESVRAKLVQIFKPEVEQLQELLGQDLSSWLANY from the coding sequence ATGGTTGAATTAACTTCTTACTTTCCTGATTTTATAATTGTTGGGGCAGCAAAATCAGGTACCTCTTCTCTGCATAGATACTTAAGTACGCATCCAGATATTTATATGCCTAAACTTAAGGAGTTGAATTTTATGCATACCTATGGGCAGGGACCCTTGCCTATTTTGGAGCGTTTTCCTGAAATGCCAACCAATGAAATGGCTTATGCAGGGCATTTTTATGAAGCTAAGGATCATCAACAAAAGGGAGAGGCTTCGCCTTCTTATTTGATTTATTATGAGCGAACGATTGCAACCATAAAAAAATTCTATAAGGGCAAAAAAGAACCTAAAATAATTATTATTCTTAGAGAACCTATTGATAAGATTTGGTCGCATTTTAGGTTTAATAGAATGCACAAGTTAGACCCTGATTGCTTATCTTTGGAAGAAGCCCTTGAAGTAGAGTCAAAACGATTAAAAGATCCCTCTTACTTGCCAGATGTACATTATATTCATAATACCAAGTACTTGGAGCAAGTGAAGGCTTATCTTGACAACTTCGAGGAAGTAAAAGTAGTTTTATTTGATGATCTAAATGAACATCCCGTAAAGCTGATGACAGAAATCCATGCCTTTCTTGGGGTAAAAGATCTCATTCCAGAGGATTTGGGTAAAAAGTATAATAAATCAAACACGAAGGCCGTTCCTACCAATAAAATGATTGCTTGGGCAATGGAAGCAGGACTGACTAGAGTTCCTTTTCCTTTCAAAGAACAATTAAAAAATAAGTTACTGAAGAAAGAAACAATGGACGAATCTGTTCGTGCAAAATTGGTACAAATCTTTAAACCAGAAGTGGAGCAGTTACAAGAGTTGTTGGGGCAAGATTTATCGTCATGGTTAGCCAATTATTAA
- a CDS encoding acyltransferase: MAKNYPDKRYQSTIRDVVFGENVTVVEPVNIYECEIGANSFVGPFVEIQKKVTIGTQTKIQSHTFVCELVTIGDNCFIGHGVMFINDLFEEGGPAMGDTTKWKSTHIGNGVSIGSNATILPVSICAGAVIGAGAVVTKNITVKGVYAGNPAKLLRKL, from the coding sequence ATGGCTAAGAATTATCCAGATAAGCGCTACCAATCTACCATCCGAGATGTTGTTTTTGGAGAAAATGTCACGGTAGTAGAGCCTGTCAATATTTACGAATGTGAGATTGGAGCAAATTCTTTTGTAGGCCCTTTTGTTGAAATTCAGAAAAAAGTAACGATAGGGACACAAACTAAAATACAATCTCATACATTTGTGTGCGAATTAGTAACGATTGGTGACAATTGTTTTATTGGTCATGGAGTAATGTTTATCAACGATTTATTTGAGGAGGGTGGACCTGCTATGGGAGATACTACCAAATGGAAATCTACCCATATTGGGAATGGAGTCTCTATTGGCTCTAATGCTACAATTTTGCCCGTTAGTATTTGTGCTGGTGCTGTGATTGGTGCTGGTGCTGTGGTTACAAAAAATATAACTGTTAAAGGTGTTTATGCAGGAAACCCCGCTAAATTATTAAGAAAATTATGA
- a CDS encoding glycosyltransferase family protein has translation MRVFQFVKQVTPNTEQFEKKYEKVLDSLSYNEMRELYLNDRFYSTHILKPVLDFDWQQVNYTVWDYERLQRKWAEEKGFTYKNIKEVLFAQIEEFRPEVIYNLQPIYFSKDEIQNISGNPKKICWFAAPTNSKMDFSAYDIRLTNLTLDLKNEATDTFRNVYFYPAIDDCMNRLSSNQNRDIDILFYGQYVKGYFSNRNALMNQLIDFKLESTYNIKMHLLCQVIKEPIINIPYIRGKFKKMVFPPKKVWQNKDHALFGADLYSTISRSKIVVNAGVDFSGEHKVNMRNFETTGCGAMLLSDKGIYPKGFVAGKNYVAYENFSDLVEKATYYLEHEQERLTIANNGRAEISQIYSKENQWNEFVKICESIA, from the coding sequence ATGAGGGTCTTTCAATTTGTAAAGCAGGTCACTCCCAATACAGAACAATTTGAAAAAAAATATGAAAAGGTTCTGGATTCATTGTCTTACAATGAAATGAGGGAGTTGTACTTAAATGATAGATTCTATTCTACACATATTCTAAAACCTGTATTAGATTTTGATTGGCAACAAGTAAATTATACGGTCTGGGATTATGAGCGTTTGCAACGCAAGTGGGCAGAGGAAAAAGGCTTTACATATAAAAACATAAAAGAGGTTTTATTTGCTCAAATTGAAGAGTTTAGACCAGAGGTGATTTATAACCTTCAACCTATTTACTTTTCAAAGGATGAAATTCAAAATATTTCAGGTAATCCTAAAAAAATCTGTTGGTTTGCAGCGCCTACCAATTCTAAAATGGATTTTTCGGCCTATGATATTCGATTGACCAACTTAACCTTGGATTTAAAAAATGAGGCAACCGATACCTTTAGAAACGTCTATTTTTATCCAGCGATTGATGATTGCATGAATCGATTGAGTAGCAATCAAAACAGAGATATTGATATTTTGTTTTATGGGCAGTATGTAAAGGGCTATTTTTCGAACAGAAATGCATTGATGAACCAACTAATAGACTTTAAGTTGGAATCTACTTATAATATTAAAATGCATTTGCTGTGTCAAGTAATAAAAGAACCCATTATTAATATCCCATATATTCGAGGAAAGTTCAAAAAGATGGTTTTTCCTCCTAAAAAAGTTTGGCAAAACAAGGATCATGCTTTATTTGGGGCAGATTTATATTCTACTATATCAAGAAGTAAAATTGTCGTTAATGCAGGTGTTGACTTTTCGGGAGAGCACAAAGTAAATATGCGCAATTTTGAGACAACAGGTTGTGGAGCAATGTTATTATCGGATAAAGGAATTTATCCCAAGGGGTTTGTAGCGGGGAAAAACTATGTGGCTTATGAAAATTTTAGCGACTTAGTAGAAAAAGCAACTTATTATTTGGAGCATGAACAAGAGCGTTTAACAATTGCTAATAATGGCAGAGCGGAGATAAGCCAGATTTATTCTAAAGAGAATCAATGGAATGAATTTGTGAAAATTTGCGAATCAATTGCCTAA
- a CDS encoding sugar 3,4-ketoisomerase, with translation MHQKPHIIKFDQIGAPSLGYISVAEVADNIPFEIKRVYWTYFTPNHIERGNHSHLALEQVIISVAGIISFEFENVEGEIFEFVLDEPSKGIYVPPGYWRKMKFSHNAVLLCMASLLYDESDYIRDYNTFKNLGNSVDKNLD, from the coding sequence GTGCATCAAAAACCTCATATCATAAAATTTGACCAAATTGGCGCTCCTTCTTTGGGCTATATTAGTGTCGCTGAAGTGGCAGACAATATACCTTTTGAAATAAAAAGAGTGTATTGGACTTATTTTACACCCAATCATATCGAACGGGGCAATCATTCCCACTTGGCTTTAGAGCAAGTTATTATTAGTGTTGCAGGAATCATTTCTTTTGAATTTGAAAATGTAGAAGGGGAAATTTTTGAGTTTGTATTGGATGAGCCAAGCAAAGGTATTTATGTGCCGCCAGGTTATTGGAGAAAGATGAAATTTTCGCATAATGCTGTTTTATTGTGTATGGCTTCATTACTTTATGATGAATCTGATTATATTCGAGATTATAATACATTTAAAAACTTAGGCAACTCTGTTGACAAGAATCTAGATTAG